The window GGGGGCCGCTTCAGTCTCGCCCTGGCAGACCACTCGCGAATCCGCTTGCTGGATGGGGGGCCATGAGGAACGGACTGCGCCTGCTGGTGACCGGGGGCTGTGGCTTCATCGGCAGCAACTTCATCCTCTATCTGTTGCGCACCTATCAGGACGTCCAGGTCATCAACCTGGACTGCCTAACGTACGCCGGCAACCCCAGCAACCTGCTGGAGGCGGAGGGCGACCCCCGCTACCGGTTCATCCTGGGGGACGTGCGCGACTCGCGGTTGGTGAACGAGCTGGTGGCGGAGGTGGACTACATAGTCAACTTCGCTGCCCAGACCCATGTGGACCGCTCCCTCATGGACGGGGCCAGCTTCATTGCCACCAACGTGCACGGCGTGTTTGTGCTGCTGGACGCCCTGCGCCGGCACCGTCATCTGCGCAAGCTGGTGCATATCTCCACCGACGAGGTCTACGGAGAAAGCTCCTGGCAGCACCCGGCCCGGGAGGAAGACCCCCTGCGACCCCGCAACCCCTACGCCGCCAGCAAGGCGGGGGCCGATCTCCTCTGTCTATCGTTCCATGCCGCTCATGGCCTGCCGGTGGTCATCGTGCGGCCGGTGAACATCGTGGGGCCGCGACAGCACCCGGAGAAGGTGGTGCCCCTGTTCGTCACCAGCGCCCTGCAGGACCTTCCCCTCCCCCTGTACGGCGACGGTCGTCAGGTGCGCGACTGGCTGTATGTGGAGGACTTCTGCCGCGCCCTGGACTTGATTCTGCAGCAGGGCGAGCCGGGTCAGGTCTACAACGTGGGCGCCGACAACCCCCAGGAGAACCTGCGGCTGGCCGAGGCCATTCTG of the Dehalococcoidia bacterium genome contains:
- the rfbB gene encoding dTDP-glucose 4,6-dehydratase; this translates as MRNGLRLLVTGGCGFIGSNFILYLLRTYQDVQVINLDCLTYAGNPSNLLEAEGDPRYRFILGDVRDSRLVNELVAEVDYIVNFAAQTHVDRSLMDGASFIATNVHGVFVLLDALRRHRHLRKLVHISTDEVYGESSWQHPAREEDPLRPRNPYAASKAGADLLCLSFHAAHGLPVVIVRPVNIVGPRQHPEKVVPLFVTSALQDLPLPLYGDGRQVRDWLYVEDFCRALDLILQQGEPGQVYNVGADNPQENLRLAEAILDILGKPRSLIRFVADRPGHDRSYTLDSTKARRLGWTREVDFASALERTVTWYRDNPWWWRPIIEDPVFREYYRRQYESRLLQGVPYGG